From a region of the Arachis ipaensis cultivar K30076 chromosome B09, Araip1.1, whole genome shotgun sequence genome:
- the LOC107616934 gene encoding agamous-like MADS-box protein AGL80 produces MTRKKVKLAYIPDDSARKATFKKRKRGILKKVNELSILCGIEACAIISNPFESEEAEVWPDPERAKEVIEKYSNSSVIDESKNMNQESFMLQRIAKAKELLKKKRKENREKEMLLSMYKYMKSDQELPDNMTVADLKQLDNLIDQSMKDIEIKMVLEDEDDDE; encoded by the coding sequence ATGACAAGAAAGAAGGTGAAGTTGGCTTACATTCCTGATGACTCAGCAAGAAAAGCAACATTCAAGAAAAGGAAGAGGGGAATTCTGAAGAAGGTGAATGAACTCAGCATTCTATGCGGCATTGAAGCTTGTGCTATAATCTCGAACCCTTTCGAATCTGAAGAAGCAGAGGTTTGGCCAGATCCAGAGAGGGCGAAAGAAGTGATTGAGAAGTACAGTAATTCATCTGTGATTGACGAAAGTAAGAACATGAATCAAGAAAGCTTCATGCTGCAGAGAATCGCTAAAGCGAAGGAGTTGCTGAAGAAGAAGCGTAAGGAGAATCGTGAAAAGGAGATGCTTCTTTCTATGTATAAGTACATGAAAAGTGATCAAGAACTACCGGATAACATGACTGTTGCGGATTTGAAACAACTTGATAATCTCATTGATCAGAGCATGAAGGACATTGAAATTAAGATGGTTcttgaagatgaagatgatgatgaatag